A stretch of DNA from Oryzomicrobium terrae:
CCGAACGGCCTGGAGCTGGAGCTGACGGAGAGCGCGCTGATGGAACCGACCGACGATACGGAACGCCAGCTTGCCAACCTCAAGGACCTGGGGCTGAGTCTCTCCCTGGACGACTTCGGTACCGGCTACTCCAACCTCGCCTACCTGAAACGCTATCCACTCGACCAGTTGAAGATCGACCGCTCCTTCATCCGCGATCTGCCCGCCGATGCCGAAGATGTGGCCATCACCTCCGCCACCCTGTCCCTGGGACGCAGCCTGGGCCTCACCGTGGTTGCCGAAGGGGTCGAAACCCCCGCGCAACGGGATTTCGTTACCAACATCGGTTGTCACGCCATGCAAGGCTTCCTGTTCAGCCCGCCCCTGCCGGTCGCCGAGTTTGAAGCCTTTGTGGCCGAGCACCGCGCCGCCGCGATCCCCGCTGGCAAGACCGCCTGAGCATCAGGCGCTACTGCGGTCACGATTTCCGCATATCCTGGCCATCACACTGCCAGCACAACAAAGCAAAACGGGCGAGTCCATGACTCGCCCGTTTTGCTTGATGCGGAATTACCCAGCGATCAGTTTCCTTCGCGGAAGGCACGCTTGCGGTCGTGCTCCTTGAGGTGACGCTTACGGATACGCAGGGACTTGGGCGTGATTTCCACCAGCTCGTCGTCGGCGATGAATTCGATGGCGGACTCCAGGGTCAGCTGGATCGGCGGCACCAGGCGCACCGCTTCGTCGGTGCCGGAAGCACGCACGTTGGTCAGCTGCTTGCCCTTGATCGGGTTCACCACCAGGTCGTTGTCGCGGCTGTGAATGCCGATGATCATGCCTTCATACAGCTTATCGCCCGGATTGACGAACATGCGGCCGCGATCCTGCAGCTTCCACAGAGCGTAGGCCACGGCCTCGCCGTCGTCCTGGGAGATCAGCACGCCGTTGCGGCGCTCGGCCACCTGGCCTTCCTTGGTGGGCGCGTACTCGTCGAACACGTGGCTCATCAGACCGGTGCCGCGAGTCAGGTTCATGAACTCACCCTGGAAGCCGATCAGGCCCCGGGCGGGGATGCGGTATTCGATGCGCACCCGGCCGCGACCGTCCGGCACCATGTCCTGCATGTCGCCGCGGCGCAGGCCGAGGGATTCCATGACGCCGCCCTGGTGCTGCTCTTCCACGTCCACCGAGAGCATCTCGTACGGCTCGTACACCACGCCGTCGATGGTCTTGGTCACCACGCGGGGACGGCCCACGGCCATTTCGAAGCCTTCGCGGCGCATGTTCTCGAGCAGGATCGACAGATGCAATTCGCCCCGGCCGCACACGTCGAAGACGTCGGCGTTGGCGGTGTCATCCACGCGCAGCGCCATGTCGGTGAGCAGTTCCTTATGCAGGCGGTCGCGGATCTGACGGCTGGTGACGAACTTGCCTTCGGTGCCAGCCAGGGGCGAGGTGTTGACCATGAACTGCATGGACAGGGTCGGCTCGTCGATCTTGAGCAGGGGCAGGGTTTCCGGATGATCCGGGTCGGTGATGGTGCAACCCAGCACCAGATCCTCGATACCGGTCACCTGGACGATGTCGCCAGCGTGGCCTTCGTCCAGCTCCACCTTGTTCAGGCCCTTGTAGCCGAACACCTGGTTGATCTTGGCCTTGATGGTGCTGCGCTCGTGGGCAGCCGCCTCTTCCTCGGTGCCGAACATCACCAGCACCTGCTGGCCCGGCTTGACCCGGCCGCGCTTGATGCGGCCGATACCGATACGGCCCACGTAACTGGAGTAGTCGAGGGCGGAAATCTGGAATTGCAGGGGGCCGTCGAGGTCGGCATCGGGAGCCGGCACATGGCTCAGGATGGTCTCGAACAGGGGGCGCATGTCTTCGCGCGGCGCGTCCAGGGACAGGGCGGCCCAGCCGTTCAGGCCGGACGCGTAAACAATCGGGAAGTCCAGCTGCTCGTCGGTGGCGCCCAGCTTGTCGAACAGGTCGAAGGTCAGGTCAACCGCGTTGTCGGGGGTGGCACCGTCCCGGTCCACCTTGTTCACCACGACGATGGGCTTGAGGCCCAGGGCCAGCGCTTTCTTGGTGACGAAGCGGGTTTGCGGCATGGGGCCTTCAACCGCATCCACCAGCAGCACCACGCCGTCCACCATGCCCAGCACCCGTTCCACTTCACCACCGAAGTCGGCGTGCCCCGGGGTATCCACGATGTTGATGTGCACACCTTCGTAATCCACCGAGGTGTTCTTGGCGAGGATGGTGATGCCCCGTTCCTTCTCCAGATCGTTGGAGTCCATGACCCGCTCTTCCACCTGCTGGTTGGCGCGGAAGGTACCGGCCTGCTGGAGGAGCTTGTCGACGAGGGTGGTTTTGCCATGGTCGACGTGAGCGATGATGGCGACGTTGCGGATGGGACGGACGGAGGACATGGAGAGGGTTTCAGCCGAAATCAAAAGGGCGCGATTATAGCAGAAACCGGCGCTACAGGCTTGATCGGAAAGGAATGCGCAGTCGCGCAAGGAGCCTCGATCACCACCTCACCCGGCTGCCCCCGATGCAGTTTGGCCAGGAAATCGTGGCGCATTGCCTCAAGCATCTCGTAGCGGCGGCGATACATCGCCCGCTTCGACGACTTGACCTCGGACAAGCAGCGCTCCTGCACTTTCACCGGCAGATGGAAGAAACCAGTGGGCAGCAGCAAACCGCCGGCCTCGGTCCATGCCGTGTCGTAATCGGCCTGGATTTTCTTTCCGCCGCCAAAGATGTAATGGGCGCTCGAATACTGCTGAAAGCGGTGGGAAACGGCGTAAATATCCTGGGCGTGAATCGCCTCACCCAGCAGGCGCAATGCCCACAGCAACAAGTCGCGGGGGCGCAGGCCGTGCATGGCGCGAGTGCATTCGGCCAGGGTTTCCCGGCATCCATCGCCTCGCGAACCCTGTAGGCAGCCCACATAGAGGGCCCGGCGTCCCTCCTGCTCGGCCAGGATGAATGCAAGGGAAAGGCGCCGCTGCCCGTCGACGAACAGGCTCATGGCCAATTCCCCCTCGCGGCAGAAACGTTGGTCCTTGTGCAGCGCCAATTCGAGGCGCCGCCCTCCAAACTCGCCAGAAAACAGGCTCACCGGGTGGCGATGCGCATCATAGAGACGCAACTCACTCAGACTGCCTAAGAGGCAGTAGTGACCAAGCAGGGCGCGGTAGCGCTGCTTGCCTGACCAGTTGCGGTGCAGGTAGGGGCGATGAATGGCTTCGAAGAGCGTGCCATGCTGCTGGGCAATTAGCTGCAGGGCGGGCTGATCGAGAAAGCGCCACCACGCCAAAGTACGCGAGTAGCCAAGCAACAAGCGGGTACCCAGCTTGATTCGATTACGCCAAGGGCGCCAACCGAACCCAGGGTACAACCCATTTATTTTTCTAATTGATGTCAATTAATTCTGGATGCAAAAGCTATTGTATCCAGATTGTAAAAATTGTAACTGACATGACACTGACCTAATTCTGCCGACAGTCAACCTTCCCGATTGCGCATGAAATCGGCGGTCTGGAAGAAGGACACCGCCAGGCGGGTGCGCAGGGCATCGTCGACGCCCTCCTCCTCCATGGCCTGGACCATGCACTGGACCCACTGGTCCCGC
This window harbors:
- a CDS encoding VirK/YbjX family protein, producing MLLGYSRTLAWWRFLDQPALQLIAQQHGTLFEAIHRPYLHRNWSGKQRYRALLGHYCLLGSLSELRLYDAHRHPVSLFSGEFGGRRLELALHKDQRFCREGELAMSLFVDGQRRLSLAFILAEQEGRRALYVGCLQGSRGDGCRETLAECTRAMHGLRPRDLLLWALRLLGEAIHAQDIYAVSHRFQQYSSAHYIFGGGKKIQADYDTAWTEAGGLLLPTGFFHLPVKVQERCLSEVKSSKRAMYRRRYEMLEAMRHDFLAKLHRGQPGEVVIEAPCATAHSFPIKPVAPVSAIIAPF
- the typA gene encoding translational GTPase TypA; protein product: MSSVRPIRNVAIIAHVDHGKTTLVDKLLQQAGTFRANQQVEERVMDSNDLEKERGITILAKNTSVDYEGVHINIVDTPGHADFGGEVERVLGMVDGVVLLVDAVEGPMPQTRFVTKKALALGLKPIVVVNKVDRDGATPDNAVDLTFDLFDKLGATDEQLDFPIVYASGLNGWAALSLDAPREDMRPLFETILSHVPAPDADLDGPLQFQISALDYSSYVGRIGIGRIKRGRVKPGQQVLVMFGTEEEAAAHERSTIKAKINQVFGYKGLNKVELDEGHAGDIVQVTGIEDLVLGCTITDPDHPETLPLLKIDEPTLSMQFMVNTSPLAGTEGKFVTSRQIRDRLHKELLTDMALRVDDTANADVFDVCGRGELHLSILLENMRREGFEMAVGRPRVVTKTIDGVVYEPYEMLSVDVEEQHQGGVMESLGLRRGDMQDMVPDGRGRVRIEYRIPARGLIGFQGEFMNLTRGTGLMSHVFDEYAPTKEGQVAERRNGVLISQDDGEAVAYALWKLQDRGRMFVNPGDKLYEGMIIGIHSRDNDLVVNPIKGKQLTNVRASGTDEAVRLVPPIQLTLESAIEFIADDELVEITPKSLRIRKRHLKEHDRKRAFREGN